One part of the Arthrobacter tumbae genome encodes these proteins:
- a CDS encoding ABC transporter permease, whose product MPRWLLAVAAAGALFLVVPLAAIVLRVDWPRFTELVTSDSSRAALLLSLQTSGTSTALCVLFGVPMAFALARTRFRGQRVLRALVLLPLVLPPVVGGIALLYTFGRQGLLGGSLQVIGVDIAFSTAAVVLAQTFVALPFLVLSLEGALRTAGTRYEAVAATLGAGPTTVLRRVSLPLVGPGIVSGAVLSFARALGEFGATLTFAGSLQGVTRTLPLEIYLQRETDPDAAVALSLVLVAVAVLVVALAHRIHEGSTP is encoded by the coding sequence ATGCCGCGCTGGCTTCTCGCGGTCGCGGCGGCAGGAGCCCTGTTCCTCGTTGTGCCGCTCGCCGCAATCGTCCTTCGTGTCGACTGGCCCCGGTTCACAGAGCTCGTGACCTCCGATTCCTCACGCGCTGCGCTGCTTCTGAGCCTGCAGACGTCAGGAACCAGTACGGCACTGTGCGTCCTTTTCGGGGTTCCCATGGCCTTCGCACTCGCGCGCACCCGGTTCAGGGGCCAGCGCGTCCTCCGGGCGCTTGTGCTCCTGCCGTTGGTGCTGCCGCCGGTGGTCGGCGGTATCGCGCTGCTCTACACGTTTGGAAGGCAGGGCCTGCTTGGCGGGTCCCTGCAGGTGATCGGCGTGGATATCGCCTTCTCGACCGCCGCCGTCGTACTGGCGCAGACTTTCGTTGCGCTACCGTTCCTCGTGCTCAGCCTCGAGGGCGCCCTGCGCACTGCAGGCACACGGTATGAAGCCGTCGCTGCGACGCTGGGAGCAGGTCCCACCACGGTGCTGCGGCGGGTAAGCCTCCCCCTCGTGGGGCCGGGCATAGTCTCCGGTGCCGTGCTGTCCTTCGCCCGCGCCCTCGGTGAATTCGGAGCGACGCTGACCTTCGCCGGCAGTCTGCAGGGCGTCACCCGGACACTGCCGCTCGAAATTTATCTGCAGCGGGAGACGGACCCGGACGCTGCGGTGGCGCTGTCGCTTGTACTCGTCGCGGTTGCCGTGCTGGTAGTCGCCCTGGCACACCGGATCCACGAGGGCAGTACACCGTGA
- a CDS encoding spermidine synthase, giving the protein MSVPSRYLRGAGAHAEIDSDAFNDGAFILSIGGAQQSHVDLADPRNVFYEYLRRIANVLDVFKPAGEPLRILHLGAGALTLARYVQATRPGSRQVAVERERELLAFVVEHLPLPPGTDCELLVEDAHDTLTACTEGSFDAVVLDVFSGADGATELATPEVYRLLSRAAAPGGVVLVNVGDDPPLTFAREQARLLLDTGYDVAALGETGMFSGRYAGNIVLVAASRWDPGWTAPLTAAGPHPATILTGADYTDFAGTRS; this is encoded by the coding sequence GTGAGCGTTCCGTCCCGCTATCTCCGGGGCGCGGGTGCGCATGCTGAGATCGACTCGGACGCCTTCAACGACGGCGCCTTCATCCTGAGCATCGGCGGTGCGCAGCAGTCTCACGTCGACCTCGCCGATCCGCGCAACGTGTTCTACGAGTACCTCCGCCGGATAGCGAACGTCCTTGACGTTTTCAAGCCGGCCGGAGAGCCGCTACGCATCCTGCACCTCGGAGCAGGCGCACTGACCCTGGCGCGTTACGTACAGGCCACCCGTCCCGGATCCCGGCAGGTCGCCGTCGAACGGGAGCGGGAACTACTTGCCTTCGTGGTGGAGCACCTGCCGCTCCCGCCGGGTACCGACTGCGAACTGCTCGTCGAGGACGCGCACGACACACTCACTGCCTGCACGGAAGGCTCGTTTGACGCCGTCGTTCTCGATGTGTTCTCCGGTGCTGACGGCGCTACTGAGCTGGCCACGCCGGAGGTTTACCGTCTGCTCAGCAGGGCGGCCGCACCGGGCGGCGTGGTGCTTGTGAACGTGGGCGATGACCCTCCGCTGACCTTCGCACGCGAACAGGCGCGCCTGTTGCTGGACACCGGGTACGACGTCGCGGCGCTGGGCGAGACCGGCATGTTCAGCGGGCGCTACGCGGGCAACATCGTGCTGGTGGCGGCCTCCCGGTGGGACCCTGGGTGGACGGCGCCCCTCACTGCCGCCGGACCACACCCGGCCACGATCCTGACCGGTGCCGACTACACAGACTTCGCCGGAACAAGGAGCTGA
- the rnc gene encoding ribonuclease III gives MESSEDLLKRLGVTIDAGTLRLALTHRSYAYEQGGIPTNERLEFLGDSVLGLSVTDALYRDNPDLSEGELAKRRSAVVSTRALAKVARGLDLGQHILLGQGEKLTKGWDKSSILADTMEAIIGATYLSNGMETARCLVMRIIGPVLRDAAALGAGTDWKTSIQEIAAAQRMGVIDYRITGFGPDHDRRFEAVLVIGGATYGSGSGRSKKEAEQEAASASWKLLQAEGNDLPLAQVDAQLRQSS, from the coding sequence GTGGAGAGTTCAGAAGACCTTTTGAAGCGTCTCGGTGTCACTATTGACGCCGGGACGCTTCGTCTTGCCCTGACGCATCGCTCATACGCGTATGAACAGGGCGGCATCCCTACCAATGAGCGCCTCGAATTCCTTGGCGACTCCGTCCTTGGTCTGTCGGTCACGGACGCCCTCTATCGGGACAACCCGGATCTTTCAGAGGGCGAACTGGCAAAGCGGCGTTCAGCCGTGGTGAGTACGCGCGCCCTCGCGAAGGTTGCCCGCGGTCTCGACCTTGGACAGCACATCCTTCTGGGGCAGGGCGAAAAGCTCACCAAGGGCTGGGACAAGTCCTCAATCCTCGCTGACACCATGGAAGCCATCATCGGCGCTACCTATCTCAGCAACGGCATGGAGACCGCACGGTGCCTCGTCATGCGCATCATCGGTCCGGTGCTCCGGGATGCTGCTGCTCTTGGCGCCGGAACGGACTGGAAGACCAGCATCCAGGAAATCGCCGCGGCGCAGCGCATGGGTGTAATCGACTACAGGATAACGGGCTTCGGGCCTGACCATGACCGCCGGTTCGAGGCCGTCCTGGTGATCGGCGGAGCGACCTACGGCTCGGGTTCCGGGCGCTCCAAGAAGGAAGCCGAGCAGGAGGCTGCCTCTGCCTCGTGGAAGCTCCTTCAGGCCGAAGGGAACGACCTGCCTCTCGCGCAGGTTGACGCGCAGTTGCGCCAATCCTCGTGA
- a CDS encoding YceD family protein, whose product MRTVEEHVPAPKDFGVALIGVQEGSEMELDLRFEAVHEGILVSGTVDVEVSGECGRCLDPLSYGSSVDVQELFYYDAPEMAEDEEEDVQRQVENDTVNLEPVLRDAVVTSLPFQPVCREDCQGLCAECGARLEDDPGHRHEVLDPRWAALTGLAGAAAGPEAAEPEVKTESDKREES is encoded by the coding sequence ATGCGGACAGTCGAGGAACATGTGCCCGCACCGAAAGATTTTGGTGTGGCGCTCATCGGCGTTCAGGAAGGCTCCGAGATGGAGTTGGACCTGAGGTTCGAGGCTGTACACGAGGGGATCCTGGTATCGGGAACCGTTGACGTCGAAGTATCCGGCGAATGCGGTAGATGCCTTGACCCGCTCAGCTACGGCAGCAGTGTCGATGTGCAGGAACTCTTCTACTACGACGCCCCTGAGATGGCGGAGGATGAAGAGGAGGACGTGCAGCGTCAGGTCGAGAATGACACAGTCAATCTTGAGCCGGTGCTGCGGGACGCAGTAGTGACATCGCTGCCGTTCCAGCCGGTATGCCGGGAGGACTGCCAGGGCTTGTGCGCTGAATGTGGCGCACGCCTGGAAGATGACCCCGGACACCGGCACGAGGTCCTCGACCCCCGCTGGGCTGCTCTGACAGGGTTGGCCGGTGCGGCCGCCGGCCCTGAGGCAGCGGAACCAGAAGTTAAGACAGAGTCAGACAAGAGAGAAGAGAGTTAG
- the coaD gene encoding pantetheine-phosphate adenylyltransferase, whose amino-acid sequence MRRAVCPGSFDPIHNGHLEIIARAASLFDEVIVAVSTNYAKKYRFGLEDRLEIAGETLTYLRGVSVLPMGDGLLAEFCRKQGANLIVKGVRSSADFEYELPMAAMNRQLAGVETVFIPAEASYSHLSSTLLKEVASLGGDISPFVPKAVLKRLNEDAH is encoded by the coding sequence ATGCGTCGAGCCGTCTGCCCTGGATCTTTTGACCCCATCCACAATGGGCATCTCGAGATCATTGCCCGTGCCGCCAGCCTCTTCGATGAAGTGATCGTCGCGGTCTCCACCAACTACGCCAAGAAGTACCGCTTTGGGCTCGAAGACCGGCTGGAAATCGCCGGCGAAACCCTCACTTACCTCCGCGGGGTTTCAGTGCTGCCCATGGGCGACGGCCTCCTGGCGGAGTTCTGCCGGAAGCAGGGTGCAAACCTGATCGTCAAGGGTGTGCGGTCCAGCGCCGACTTCGAGTATGAGTTGCCGATGGCCGCGATGAACCGCCAGCTGGCTGGAGTCGAAACCGTGTTTATTCCGGCGGAGGCGAGCTACTCGCACCTGTCATCGACGCTTCTGAAGGAGGTCGCAAGCCTCGGTGGTGACATTTCGCCCTTCGTTCCCAAGGCCGTGCTCAAGCGGTTGAACGAAGATGCTCACTGA
- a CDS encoding YtxH domain-containing protein, whose translation MKNKLVFTAGMAAGYVLGARAGRASYEQIKVKANELWNNPKVQDKVSQASETVKTKAPEVQAQAEQALKKAQSAMHRNGDQDSSKGSPEEYKI comes from the coding sequence ATGAAGAACAAGTTGGTTTTTACGGCAGGCATGGCGGCAGGTTACGTTCTGGGCGCGCGGGCTGGCCGTGCAAGCTATGAGCAGATCAAGGTCAAGGCGAACGAGCTCTGGAATAATCCGAAGGTCCAGGACAAGGTTTCCCAGGCGTCGGAGACGGTGAAGACAAAGGCTCCGGAGGTTCAGGCGCAGGCTGAGCAGGCCTTGAAGAAGGCGCAGTCGGCGATGCACCGCAACGGCGACCAGGACTCTTCAAAGGGCTCGCCGGAGGAGTACAAGATCTGA
- the mutM gene encoding bifunctional DNA-formamidopyrimidine glycosylase/DNA-(apurinic or apyrimidinic site) lyase — protein sequence MPELPEVEVVRRGLVRWVRGRRIEAVDVLDPRSIRRHVLGTEDFVGNLIGARVSDAVRRGKFLWLPLTHTDHDGGSRLAPSAESPSPEDVADGRRPVALMAHLGMSGQLLVEGRTQPDEKHLKVRLRLSPAAGPHQVPEELRFVDQRIFGGLFVTSMVATADGLPGGLGENPVPLVPVEAAHIARDPLDPAFSFEDFYGKLRARRTGLKRALLDQTLVSGVGNIYADESLWAAKLHYARPTDTLRRAEASRLIKSCREVMTRALEAGGTSFDSLYVNVNGASGYFERALNAYGREREACRRCSGNGLDSLIRRDTFMSRSSFTCPRCQPRPRNGRW from the coding sequence ATGCCTGAGCTTCCCGAGGTGGAGGTCGTCCGCCGGGGCCTCGTGCGCTGGGTTCGCGGGCGCCGAATTGAGGCGGTCGATGTCCTTGATCCGCGATCCATCCGCCGCCATGTCCTCGGCACCGAAGACTTCGTCGGTAACCTCATCGGAGCCCGTGTGAGCGACGCCGTGCGGCGGGGCAAGTTCCTCTGGCTGCCACTCACACACACCGATCACGACGGCGGATCCCGGCTTGCGCCATCGGCGGAGTCTCCGTCACCGGAAGATGTCGCGGACGGCAGGCGGCCGGTAGCGCTCATGGCGCATCTCGGAATGAGCGGCCAGTTGCTGGTCGAAGGCCGTACGCAGCCGGACGAGAAGCATCTGAAGGTTCGCCTTCGCCTGTCTCCAGCCGCCGGACCGCATCAGGTGCCGGAGGAACTTCGCTTCGTGGACCAGCGAATCTTCGGCGGGCTTTTTGTCACGAGTATGGTGGCGACAGCTGACGGCCTTCCCGGCGGGTTGGGGGAGAACCCTGTTCCGCTGGTACCGGTTGAAGCGGCGCACATCGCACGGGACCCGCTTGACCCGGCTTTCTCGTTCGAGGATTTCTATGGAAAACTGCGTGCCCGCCGCACGGGGTTGAAGCGTGCCTTGCTCGACCAGACGCTGGTGTCAGGTGTGGGCAACATCTATGCCGATGAGTCGTTGTGGGCGGCGAAGCTGCACTATGCCCGACCCACTGACACTCTTCGCCGCGCAGAAGCCTCGCGACTGATCAAGTCGTGTCGGGAGGTCATGACCCGGGCGCTTGAGGCAGGCGGCACCAGCTTCGATTCCCTCTACGTGAACGTGAACGGCGCGTCCGGCTACTTTGAACGGGCACTCAATGCCTACGGTCGGGAACGGGAGGCTTGCCGGCGCTGTTCGGGGAATGGGCTGGATTCCCTGATCAGACGCGACACCTTCATGAGCCGGTCTTCCTTCACCTGCCCCCGATGTCAGCCCCGACCACGCAACGGGCGCTGGTAG
- a CDS encoding YdcF family protein: MGVQVSGKKGVRRGWIIAAGAVLALWMLSSYALFFNPPLAGLERADAVVVLGGASSERLPVGLELVSDGWAPVLVLSHTDTPGNVEADRLCHRQSEHLMCFRPDPRTTRGEARAIARLADDNGWDTLLVVTSRYHAVRSHQHIDQCSTARVIMAASDPELGAFGWLSRFAEESAALLGGAVRPVCANEI; this comes from the coding sequence GTGGGAGTTCAGGTATCGGGGAAGAAGGGCGTGCGGCGAGGGTGGATCATCGCAGCGGGAGCCGTCCTTGCCCTGTGGATGTTGTCTTCATACGCTTTGTTTTTCAATCCGCCGCTTGCCGGGCTGGAGCGGGCTGATGCGGTAGTGGTGCTCGGCGGCGCAAGCTCAGAACGCCTGCCGGTGGGTCTCGAACTGGTCTCCGACGGCTGGGCGCCGGTGCTTGTCCTCTCGCATACAGACACGCCAGGAAACGTCGAAGCAGACCGACTATGTCACCGACAGTCCGAACACCTCATGTGCTTCCGACCCGATCCAAGGACCACCCGGGGCGAAGCTCGCGCTATCGCGCGGCTGGCCGATGACAATGGATGGGACACGCTGCTGGTCGTGACCTCGCGCTACCACGCAGTGCGCTCTCATCAACACATCGATCAATGCTCCACCGCGCGTGTCATCATGGCCGCTTCCGATCCCGAGTTGGGAGCGTTTGGGTGGTTATCCCGCTTCGCTGAGGAAAGCGCGGCCCTCCTCGGTGGTGCTGTTCGGCCCGTCTGCGCAAACGAAATCTGA
- a CDS encoding C40 family peptidase: MSKNRHIARHRATPPSTIQVVSKAVSSHAGTVGRPAAVVVAASGIMFGAALPASAGTTTYTPAPAVEASVQAAAAPVAPAAPVAPAPVAPAVDAPTHTVQSGDTLGSIAANYGVSLDAVFAANGLGWDSVIYPGQAISLSGSAAAAPAPAAAPAPAPVQQIQVAAPAAAPAPQVQAAAVAPAPAETSTMGITTASSSFTVADSSGSATGASILASARAQLAAGAIQDCTVLLEKALGTGDLGPGQFAAYGTRVSSPAPGDIVITGGHVAVYAGNGQVISSGMNGQNLTMQHPLSDLPGAYFVRA, translated from the coding sequence GTGTCCAAAAACCGTCATATCGCACGCCACCGTGCAACTCCGCCCAGCACCATACAGGTCGTTTCCAAGGCAGTCAGCTCGCACGCCGGCACCGTTGGACGCCCCGCAGCCGTTGTTGTAGCAGCTTCCGGAATCATGTTCGGAGCCGCTCTTCCGGCAAGCGCAGGCACCACCACTTACACCCCCGCACCTGCAGTTGAGGCCAGCGTTCAGGCTGCAGCCGCTCCCGTAGCGCCGGCAGCCCCCGTTGCTCCGGCTCCGGTGGCTCCGGCAGTAGACGCTCCGACCCACACCGTGCAGTCCGGGGACACCCTCGGCTCGATCGCAGCGAACTACGGCGTCAGCCTGGACGCTGTCTTCGCTGCCAACGGCCTCGGCTGGGATTCGGTCATCTACCCGGGCCAGGCCATCAGCCTGTCCGGTAGCGCTGCTGCCGCTCCGGCTCCTGCCGCAGCTCCGGCACCCGCCCCGGTACAGCAGATCCAGGTAGCTGCACCCGCAGCCGCGCCTGCACCGCAGGTCCAGGCAGCTGCTGTTGCTCCGGCACCGGCTGAGACCAGCACCATGGGCATCACCACGGCCTCCTCCAGCTTCACTGTTGCTGACAGCTCGGGCAGCGCCACCGGCGCAAGCATCCTTGCCTCGGCTCGGGCGCAGCTCGCGGCCGGTGCTATCCAGGACTGCACCGTGCTCCTCGAGAAGGCGCTTGGTACGGGCGACCTCGGCCCGGGCCAGTTCGCTGCCTACGGCACGCGGGTCAGCTCACCCGCACCGGGTGACATCGTCATCACCGGCGGGCACGTAGCCGTCTACGCCGGTAACGGTCAGGTCATCAGCAGCGGAATGAACGGTCAGAACCTGACCATGCAGCACCCGCTGAGCGACCTGCCGGGCGCATACTTCGTGCGCGCTTAG
- a CDS encoding NAD-dependent epimerase/dehydratase family protein produces the protein MKVLVTGASGMLGGAVASLLLRDGFEVRTFQRRASGVRGAEDLAGDLTDRSALARAVAGVDAVIHLAAKVSVSGKPDDFHRINVLGTADLLAASRSAGVQKFVYVSSPSVAHTGRSLVGASAGPAEPEHARGSYARTKAQAEILALEADDEQMPVAVLRPHIVWGPGDTQLVERVLVRARAGRLPLLDGGTALIDTTYVDNAASAIAAALDRMEYISGTPLVITNGEPRPIGELLTRICLAGGAQAPRRSLPGWLGRTAGSVVERAWRASNAGGEPPMTRFLAEQLSTAHWFDQRRTRSLLGWTPEVSLDEGFARLAAHYGGSTPRVRH, from the coding sequence ATGAAGGTCCTCGTTACCGGCGCCAGCGGAATGCTCGGCGGTGCGGTAGCCTCCCTGCTTCTTCGCGATGGCTTCGAGGTCAGGACGTTCCAGCGCCGTGCCTCCGGCGTACGGGGCGCCGAGGACCTGGCAGGTGATCTCACCGACCGTTCTGCCCTGGCGCGGGCTGTCGCGGGGGTCGACGCCGTCATCCACCTTGCGGCAAAGGTCTCCGTTTCCGGCAAACCCGATGATTTCCACCGGATCAATGTGCTCGGTACAGCTGACCTGCTGGCTGCGTCCCGGTCAGCAGGAGTTCAGAAATTCGTCTACGTTTCCTCGCCGTCGGTCGCCCACACCGGTCGGTCGCTGGTGGGCGCCAGCGCAGGGCCGGCTGAACCGGAGCATGCCCGGGGGTCCTATGCCCGCACCAAGGCGCAGGCGGAAATCCTTGCTCTGGAGGCGGACGACGAGCAGATGCCGGTCGCGGTCCTCCGACCGCATATCGTCTGGGGCCCTGGCGACACCCAGCTGGTGGAGCGTGTACTCGTCCGTGCCCGTGCCGGCAGGCTGCCGCTGCTCGACGGCGGTACCGCGCTCATCGACACAACCTACGTGGACAATGCGGCGTCGGCTATCGCTGCCGCGCTTGACCGTATGGAGTACATCTCCGGAACACCGCTGGTCATCACGAACGGAGAACCGCGGCCGATCGGTGAGCTTCTCACCCGCATCTGCCTGGCCGGGGGCGCCCAGGCACCGCGGCGATCGCTCCCCGGATGGCTGGGCAGGACGGCCGGCAGCGTCGTCGAAAGAGCGTGGCGTGCTTCCAACGCCGGCGGCGAGCCTCCCATGACCCGATTCCTCGCGGAGCAGTTGTCCACGGCCCACTGGTTCGACCAGCGGCGGACGAGGTCCCTGCTGGGCTGGACGCCGGAGGTAAGCCTGGACGAGGGTTTTGCTCGACTCGCGGCACACTATGGCGGTTCAACGCCACGCGTCAGGCACTGA
- the rpmF gene encoding 50S ribosomal protein L32 codes for MAVPKRKMSRSNTRARRSQWKAVAPKLVKTVENGRVTYSLAHQAKVVTDSAGTELFLEYKGRKVADV; via the coding sequence GTGGCTGTTCCCAAGCGGAAAATGTCCCGCTCGAATACGCGTGCACGCCGGTCCCAGTGGAAGGCTGTTGCTCCCAAGCTGGTGAAGACGGTGGAGAACGGTCGCGTCACTTATAGCCTTGCCCACCAGGCCAAGGTTGTCACCGATTCCGCCGGCACCGAACTGTTCCTTGAATACAAGGGCCGCAAGGTAGCTGACGTCTAA
- a CDS encoding sulfate/molybdate ABC transporter ATP-binding protein has translation MSLDCSARIAARNFDVRLSLAAGETVALMGPNGAGKSTLLGVLAGLLRPEHGSATLDGQTLYDDDGGWLAPHARGIALLAQDALLFPHLSVLDNVAFGPRCAGVPRGAAREAANRWLHEVDAADLAHRRPASLSGGQAQRVAVARALAAEPALLLLDEPLAALDISVAPMLRRTLRRVLEGRSAIIVTHDIVDALLLADRVVIVDDGRIVEDGPTRLVLERPRSSFAAGLAGVNLMTGTTVPDGLMASGGTHLAALQDGDLPAGEQAAAIFSPRAVAVHRVRPTGSPRNVLTVTITDLEQHGGRTTVRADHLSAEITTASAAELDLLPGAEVYFSVKSAEVEIYLR, from the coding sequence GTGAGCCTCGACTGCAGCGCGCGGATCGCAGCGCGGAATTTCGACGTCCGGCTCTCCCTCGCCGCCGGAGAGACGGTAGCGCTCATGGGACCCAACGGCGCCGGGAAGTCCACCCTGCTCGGCGTGTTGGCAGGGCTTCTTCGCCCCGAGCATGGCTCGGCGACACTGGATGGACAAACCCTGTACGACGACGACGGCGGGTGGCTGGCGCCGCATGCCCGCGGTATCGCTTTGCTGGCCCAGGATGCACTGCTTTTTCCGCACCTGTCGGTGCTGGACAACGTTGCCTTCGGGCCCCGGTGCGCCGGCGTTCCGCGCGGCGCCGCCCGGGAGGCAGCCAACCGTTGGCTTCACGAGGTCGATGCCGCGGACCTTGCACATCGCCGGCCGGCGAGCCTTTCCGGCGGACAGGCGCAGCGGGTGGCGGTTGCACGGGCGTTGGCAGCCGAGCCTGCACTTCTGCTGCTGGACGAGCCATTGGCTGCCCTGGACATCTCCGTGGCGCCGATGCTGCGCAGGACACTCCGTCGGGTGCTTGAAGGACGCAGCGCGATCATCGTCACCCATGACATCGTCGATGCTTTGCTGCTCGCCGACCGGGTAGTGATTGTCGACGACGGACGGATCGTTGAGGACGGACCAACCCGGTTGGTCCTCGAGCGGCCGCGAAGCAGCTTCGCGGCAGGGCTCGCCGGTGTGAACCTGATGACCGGAACGACTGTGCCGGATGGCCTCATGGCATCCGGGGGCACGCACCTGGCGGCCTTGCAGGATGGGGATCTCCCGGCGGGTGAACAGGCGGCTGCGATTTTCAGCCCGCGCGCCGTCGCAGTCCACAGAGTCCGGCCCACGGGCAGTCCGCGGAACGTGCTGACCGTGACCATCACCGACCTTGAGCAGCACGGCGGCCGCACCACTGTCCGGGCCGATCATCTGAGTGCGGAGATCACCACGGCGTCAGCGGCGGAGCTCGACCTGCTGCCGGGGGCTGAAGTTTACTTCAGCGTGAAGTCCGCCGAAGTGGAGATCTATCTGCGCTGA
- the modA gene encoding molybdate ABC transporter substrate-binding protein produces MRGSLRRMVSAVVVVLALTSCGSTDPAADGVLHVYAAASLRAPFEEIAGEFEAVHPGVSVQLNLAGSSDLAAQIIAGAPAEVFASADTATMEQVAAEGLLASASTTFASNILTIAVTAGNPLGIESLESLTDPDISTVLCAPQVPCGAAAETVQEVSGVRLEPVSEEGSVTDVLGKVSTGQADAGLVYVTDVDAADGAVDGVPFDAAAQAVNTYPIAGTGTGGDPAPLSEDFIDLVLGPLGQDVLSAHGFGKPDQ; encoded by the coding sequence GTGAGGGGCAGCCTGCGCCGCATGGTGAGCGCCGTCGTCGTCGTACTTGCCCTCACCTCATGCGGAAGCACGGATCCGGCTGCGGATGGTGTTCTCCACGTCTACGCTGCCGCTTCCCTCCGGGCACCCTTCGAGGAAATCGCCGGCGAATTCGAAGCCGTTCACCCCGGGGTGAGCGTGCAACTGAACCTTGCGGGGTCATCAGATCTGGCAGCGCAGATCATCGCCGGAGCGCCCGCCGAGGTCTTCGCTTCGGCGGATACCGCCACCATGGAGCAGGTTGCTGCCGAGGGGCTGCTGGCCTCGGCCTCCACAACGTTCGCCAGCAATATCCTGACCATCGCGGTGACAGCGGGAAACCCGCTTGGTATCGAATCGCTTGAATCTCTGACAGACCCGGATATCTCGACTGTCCTGTGCGCCCCCCAGGTGCCGTGCGGAGCCGCGGCCGAGACGGTACAGGAAGTCAGCGGCGTCCGGCTTGAGCCGGTGAGCGAGGAGGGCTCAGTCACCGATGTCCTTGGCAAGGTCTCCACCGGACAGGCCGATGCAGGACTTGTCTACGTCACCGATGTGGACGCCGCCGACGGAGCTGTCGACGGCGTCCCGTTCGATGCCGCTGCCCAGGCCGTGAATACCTATCCCATTGCCGGAACCGGAACGGGCGGGGACCCTGCCCCTCTCTCCGAGGACTTCATTGACCTCGTTCTTGGCCCGCTTGGCCAGGACGTACTGTCCGCCCACGGCTTCGGAAAACCCGACCAGTGA
- a CDS encoding aminotransferase class I/II-fold pyridoxal phosphate-dependent enzyme: MEPNQAAFTGQLSGWQRTARGANLLSPDGGLGTVIFEEITALAGQHGAINLGQGYPDEDGPELLLNAARENIASGMNQYAPGRGLPVLREAIAAHQQRFYGLPVDPEREVVVSTGATEAIAASILAFAGPGDEVLTFEPFYDSYGAIIGLSGARHTTVPLVGPDYQPDLEALEAAMSDRTRVIVVNNPHNPMGAMFTRESLVRVVELAGRYGAVIVTDEVYEHLTFAATHIPVATLPGAWERTVTISSAGKTFSVTGWKIGWLTGPAGLVDAVRSVKSFLSYSSGTPFQGAVALGLGLEDSFYRSIADSLRCRRDLLGEGLRAAGFDVFTPQATYFTVVDAAPLGVTDAIALARRLPELIGVAAIPVAMFCHEEGARRTRSLLRFAFCKKEGVLADAVQRLSSLRDRL; encoded by the coding sequence ATGGAACCGAATCAGGCCGCTTTCACAGGACAGCTCTCCGGGTGGCAGCGCACCGCCCGGGGTGCAAATCTTCTCTCCCCGGACGGTGGTCTTGGAACCGTCATTTTCGAGGAAATTACGGCACTCGCGGGACAGCACGGCGCGATCAACCTGGGCCAGGGCTACCCGGACGAGGACGGCCCCGAACTCCTCCTGAACGCCGCCCGCGAGAACATTGCCTCCGGCATGAACCAGTACGCCCCCGGGCGCGGACTGCCCGTGCTCCGGGAAGCGATCGCGGCCCACCAGCAGCGCTTCTACGGACTGCCCGTTGATCCCGAGCGGGAAGTCGTCGTGTCCACCGGCGCCACCGAGGCGATAGCTGCGTCAATTCTCGCCTTCGCCGGGCCGGGAGACGAAGTGCTGACGTTTGAGCCGTTCTATGACTCCTACGGCGCCATCATCGGGCTCAGCGGAGCCCGGCACACCACCGTGCCGCTGGTTGGACCCGATTACCAGCCGGATCTGGAAGCCCTTGAAGCCGCGATGAGCGACCGTACCCGGGTGATTGTGGTCAATAACCCGCACAATCCCATGGGCGCCATGTTCACGCGGGAGTCACTTGTTCGCGTCGTCGAACTGGCCGGGCGCTACGGTGCCGTCATCGTCACCGACGAGGTGTACGAGCACCTGACGTTTGCGGCAACACATATCCCGGTAGCCACGCTTCCCGGTGCATGGGAGCGCACCGTTACGATCTCCTCCGCCGGGAAGACATTCTCGGTGACCGGTTGGAAAATCGGGTGGTTGACGGGACCTGCCGGCCTGGTGGATGCGGTCCGCAGCGTGAAGTCCTTCCTCAGCTACAGTTCCGGCACACCGTTTCAGGGCGCTGTGGCGCTGGGGCTGGGCCTGGAGGACTCGTTCTACCGCTCGATTGCCGATTCCCTCCGGTGCAGGCGGGACCTACTCGGAGAAGGCCTTCGTGCCGCCGGTTTTGACGTCTTCACCCCGCAGGCAACCTACTTCACCGTCGTTGACGCAGCTCCCCTCGGCGTCACCGATGCCATCGCCCTGGCCAGGCGCCTGCCGGAACTGATCGGTGTCGCGGCAATTCCCGTTGCAATGTTCTGTCATGAGGAAGGAGCACGGCGCACGCGCTCACTCCTGAGGTTCGCGTTCTGCAAGAAGGAGGGCGTGCTGGCTGACGCGGTGCAACGCCTGTCGTCCCTTCGGGACCGGCTGTGA